The segment AAAGTTACGCCCCTTACTCCGAGAGGAGGACCCCGATAGGTGGGCAGTTTGCCTGGGGCGGGACGCCCTTGAAAAGATATCAAGGGCGCGCAATGGTTAACTCAAGTGGGTCGGAAACCTACTGAAGAGTGCAAGAGCATAAGTTAGCCTGACGTGATTCGGCACAGTAGCGGATCACGAGACGAAAGTCGGTTCTAGCGAACCTTTATGTCCCGCTTGGTGCGGGCTAAAGATGACAGAAAAGTTACCCCGGGGATAATTGAGTCGTTGCCGGCAAGAGCACATATCGACCCGGCAGCTTGCTACCTCGATGTCGGTTCTTTCCATCCTGGCTGTGCAGCAGCAGCCAAGGGTGAGGTTGTTCGCCTATTAAAGGAGATCGTGAGCTGGGTTTAGACCGTCGTGAGACAGGTCGGTTACTATCTACTAGAGGTGTCTGTAGTCTGAGGGTAAGTTGCTTTTAGTACGAGAGGAACAGAGCAACGGCGCCACTGGTCGATCGGTTGTCTGACAAGGCACTGCCGAGCAGCTACGCGCTAAGGAATAAGAGCTGAATGCATCTAAGCTCGAAATCTGACCTAAAAAGAGACTACGTTAAGGATTCCGGTAAAAGACCGGATTGATAGAGTCGGGATGTACGCACCAAGGCAACGAGGTGTTCAGTCCGCGGCCACTAATATCTGTGCCTCATCCGTTTTGCTTTGTCCAGGCGAAATCTGATATGTAATATAATAACATGATCATTTCCAGTATTAGAGATGAGTATGGCGGCCATAGCGGCAGGGCAACTCCTGTTCCCATTCCGAACACAGAAGATAAGCCTGCCCACGTTGCTTACTGTACTGAGGTACGAGAGTCCTCGGGAAATCTGCGTCGCTGCTATGCTCACTCTTTACCTTAACTTTTCTTCGATCTGCTACAACTCATGAGTTGTAACTTTATCTTTTTCTGGTATTCAACAGTCATTGAGCTTTGCTTAAAGTTAGTACTGAGCTGGTGTCTTATCATCAGACTTGTGCCTTCATTGTCGCAATGTAAAGGCTTATATGCCTGTATTACCTACTAGGATTCGTTCAAATGCCAAGGTGGCGGAGCGGCTACGCAATCGCCTGCAGAGCGATTCCATTCCGGTTCGAATCCGGACCTTGGCTTTCATCCGTTAAAAAAGTAAAGTCTGATTCAGCATCCTGACCTCTTGAGCAAAGCTCAAAGGTTGCGCGCTGCAGAAGCGCTGATCTGGATTCGGACTTTGGCTTTCATCCATTAATATGAGTCCGAGTACGGCGGCCATAGCGGCAGGGCCACTCCTGTTCCCATTCCGAACACAGAAGATAAGCCTGCCCACGTTGCTTACTGTACTGAGGTACGAGAGTCCTCGGGAAATCTGCGTCGCTGCTGTGCTCACTCTATTACCCTTTTTCTTTTACTGATCTTAACTCACTAGCTTTGAGTTTGCTGTTCTGATATGTTCTTATTCATGATCACAGTTTTGCAGATTCGAATCGCTATGAGCTATCGTTTCTCAGTTTATTTCTTTGATTTCTAACATAGTTACTCTGATCATATCATGAATTTGCTAGGATCTAGAGCTTCTAAATTATTCTTTATTCCAATGCTTAACTGCATCAGAATCTCTCGTAAAATCTTCGATTTGACGTGATGATGAAAGGGACGCACGCTGCAGAAGCTCTGATCTGGGTGCATGATCTGGCTTTACTTCCGCAGAATATATCTACTTTATTGGATATATTAACTAGTTGTAATGTCATGTGAACAGATTATTTCTGGTACGATCATTCTTGGGGATGAACTGGAATCGATTGAAGGTTATATCTGCGTGGAGAATGGACTCATAACTGAAATTGGTGAAGAGTCCACAAAAAGTAAGAATATCATTGCTCCATGCTTTGTTAATTCACACACTCATATCGGAGATTCCATTTGCAAGGACCCTGTACTTGGTTCATGTGAGAACTTCAGGGTGAAAAAAGACCTTGATTCATTGGTACGTCCTCCTGATGGGTTAAAGCACAGGATACTCGGAAAAACGTCCTATTCTGATCTGGTTAATTCCATGAGGTCAACTATAGAAGATATGTTGGCAACCGGAACTTGTGCTTTTGCTGATTTCAGAGAGGGCGGGGTTCTCGGTATCCTTGCATTAGAAGAGGCTATTGATGATCTCATCATTGACAGCATAATTCTTGGAAGGCCGAATGATCCGGATTCATCGATTGATTCTGTATTAGCAGATGTTAATAGAGTCCTTCGGCATGCAGATGGGCTTGGGATGAGTGGAACAAATGATGTTGATATGGAACTTCTGCGTAGATCCAGAAAGTCATCAACAAATAAGAACAAGATGTTTGCTATCCATACAGGAGAAAAATCTGACAATGATATCGATAAAGCTCTCTCTCTTGATCCTGATATTTTGATCCACATGACGCAAGCAAAAAAATCAGATATAATGGCAGTTGCAGATGCTACTATCCCTGTTGTTGTATGTCCCCGTTCTAACTTCATAACCGATGTGGGGATGGCTCCTATATCTGAAATGTTGGAATCTGGGGTTACTGTAGCAGTTGGTACTGACAATGTTATGCTGAATTCAGTTAATATGTTTTCTGAAATGGAGGTACTATCCAAGGTTTTTGGTCTTGAGGATAGACAAGTATTTAAGATGTGCACGCTAAATGGGGCATCTATTCTGGGATTTAATAATATGGGTTCCATTAAGAAAGGTAACAAAGCCAATCTTATGATTCTGAATGGTACTTCCAATAACCTGATGGGTGTGAATGATCCTGTAAGCGGAATGGTCCGAAGAGGCAGGCCAGATGATATTTTATCCATAATCCATGCAAACGAATGATGGCGAGGGGTAATATGACAAGCGAATTGTACAAGAAAATATTGATAGCAACCGATGGTTCTGAAAAGAACAAAAAGGCAATATCTTATGGTATTGAATTTGCAAAGTTGAGTGGGGCAAAATTGTATGTTGTTTACGTGGTGGATACCGCTGCGTTTGCTTCAATTCCAATGGATGCAGGGTGGGAAATGATGTATGAACTTCTGGAGACTGAAGGCAAAGATGCAGCAAAGGGAGTTGAAGAGCTTGCAGCAAATGCAGGTCTGGAATCCGAATCAGCTGTCCTCGAAGGTCACCCCAGCCATGAGATAATTGAATTTGCAAAGAACAATGACATTGATTTAATAGTAATGGGTACACTTGGAAAGACCGGAATTGACAGGTTCCTCCTTGGAAGTGTGGCCGAAAAGATCACTCGCAACTCAGAAGTTCCCGTACTTATTGTACGTGGTGACCAAAACGAATAAAATCAATATTGAGGTTAAAAAAACATGCCTAAGGATACACTCGTTAGAGACGTAATGGTAAAGGATGTTGCATCTGTATCTCTTCCCGGCTCAAGGGATGAGGTTCTTTCCATTCTGAAAGACAAGCGGGTTTCAGGACTGCCTGTTATTAAAGACAATAAAGTGGTCGGTATTGTAAGTCGATCCAACTTACTGAAGAATCCCACTGAAGAGCAGTTGGCACTATTGATGGCACGTGACCCTGTTACAATAACTTCTGATGAGGATATCACAATTGCAGCCCGTCTTCTTCTTAAACATGGCATAAGAAGACTTCCTGTAGTTGATGATGGTAAACTTGTGGGTCTGATCTCAGTTGCCGATGTCGTAAGCGGCATGGTGGATCTGAATATTACTGATCCAATTGGTGAATATCTTAACCATGGTGTTGGTCCTGTCTGGTATCAAACCCCTCTCCCTGTAGTTGCCCGGCATATGGAACTTGCTCATGTAAAAGCAGTTCCTGTGATCGATTCATCTCTTGATCTTGTAGGTATCATTTCTGATCGGGATATCATAAGTTCAAGTGTTATCGAGGATTCTGTTGAAATGTCTGACATGTCTGCAGGCTCTGATGATGATGAATGGACCTGGGAAAGCATGAGGGATACAATGAGCATCTATTATAGTGTCTCAAGGATCAAAGTGCCGGAAGTTCCTGTGGAGGAGGTCATGGTCAAAGATCCTATCACCGCATCAAACAACATGGGTGTAAGTGAATGTGCACTTAAAATGAAAAGGCACAGAATAGATCAGATGCCTGTTGTAGATGCAAATCAGAAATTTATCGGACTTTTGAGAGATCGCTACCTGTTAAAAGCACTTCTTAAGTACTGATTCTGAAGTTGCCAGAGACATTTTGTCTCTGGTATTTTGTTTTATTTATTTTCATAGGTTGTTTTGTTATGGATAAGCCATTTACTTTCATCAATTCAGCAATGTCTGCTGATGGTAAGATCTCCACAAAGGAACGAAAGCAGGTTCGCATCTCCGGTGATGTGGACTTTGATCGGATGGATGAGCTTCGTGCAACTTCTGATGCCATCATGGTTGGAATAGGTACTATTCTTGCAGATGATCCAAGTCTTACTGTTAAGTCTGAAGAACGCAGATCTGCTCGCAAGAGCAAAGGTGCTGATGAAAATCCGGTTCGTATTGTAATTGATAGTAAAGCGAGAACTCCTCTGGATGCTGATATCTTCATAAAAGGAGAGGGTAAACGTATAATTGCAGTTTCAGGTTCAGCACCTGTTAATAAGGTTGAGGTACTTCAGCAGAAAGCATTGGTCATAAGAACAGGGGATGAGAAGGTTGATCTGTCTGCATTAATGAAAGAACTGAATTACATGGGTATAAAGCGCCTTATGTTAGAGGGCGGAGCAACTCTTAACTGGGCTATGCTTTCAAACGGTCTTGTAGATGAAGTATATTCATTCGTAGGCAATCTGTTGATAGGTGGTGCCAGTGCTCCAACTCTTGTTGATGGTACTGGTTTTGCAGAATCTGATATCCTATCGCTGGAACTTAAGAGTATGGAAAAGATGGATGAAGGGGTTCTCCTGAAGTGGGCTGTCATTAACAATAACTAATAATTTGGCATGTTCTATTATTTTTCCATTTTTTTTCAACATCGGTTTTGTCACATTGTGTCTAAATCGTGCAAAACCTTTAAATTAAAACAATGCTACTTTTATTCATGTACCGATATAATGATTCCTTAAATAAGATTATGTCATAGTTTTAACTGGTGATGGTATGAAGTCCAAAATATATCTTCTTGGATTGATCTTGGGCGTGGTCCTTGTTGCAGGGTGTGTTGCAGAGTTACCTCCTGTAGATGATGCCGGATCATTGGAATCGGGTGAAAGGGCAGCTATCCTTGTTACAGATCAGCAGCAAATAGATGATGCACTTGAAAATGGTCCTGTTCTAATCAAAGCAGGTGCTGATTGGTGTCCCCCATGCAGACAATTGGATCCGGTCATCGATGGGCTTGCAAGAGACTATGAAGGGCGTGCAACAGTTATGTATATTGACACTGAGCTCACTCCAGGGCTTGGCGCCAAATTCAATGTATATTCAATACCTGATACAACTGTGATCGTTGACATTGAAGATGGAAATTATGTATTCATGAGGTATGGTGGTGTAAAAGAAATGGATCGTAATAAAGCCAGAATTATCGGTTATATGGATAAGGGTACTTTTGAAACGATCCTCGATCATGCGATCGAATACAGGGAAGATATTTCCGAGGGTTAATATTTCTTTGAATAGATTTTATATTGGTATTGGGTGATTGAAAATGGAATTTGGAGGGGTGACACCGCTAGCGGCATTTATGGCAGGGTTGATCAGTATATTTTCTCCCTGTGTCCTTCCACTCCTGCCCGCAATATTTGCTTATTCGACCTCTAAAGGACCTTTAAGGCCCTTTGCAATAGTGCTCGGTCTTACAATATCTTTTACCGTTATGGGGGTTGTAACATCTGCATTTGGTTCGTTGTTCCAGCAATATCTTCCATATCTTAGCTTATTTGCAGGTCTTATTATCATACTTTTTGGAGTCACACTACTCTTTGATCTTGGTACCTTCAACATATCTGGTAGCTTTTCTGGAATTGGTGTACAAGAAAAAGGTCTTCTTGGGGGTTTACTTTTTGGAATGTCGCTCGGCATCATATGGATACCCTGTGTAGGTCCGATATTAGCATCCATTCTTACATTGGTGGCTATTGAAGGCGACATTGCCTATGGTGCTTTCCTGCTTTTCATTTACTCAATGGGGGTAGGTATCCCAATGCTTGTGATAGCATATTCTGCGAATATTTCTTCATCAGCTCTTAGCAGCATCGCGAAGTATGACTCGTATCTCAAAAAAGGTGCAGGTATAGTATTGATATTTGTTGGTCTGTGGATGCTTTATACCAATGTCCTGTTAAGACTATAATCTCTCTATATGGGGAGTTATTGCTACGATCATAACAGATGAAGCCTAATGGTAATAATAGGAATAAAAAAAGATTGAAGAAAAGATCGGTGTATGGTATCAACACTCGTCCTTTTCTTTTGCAATGGCAACAAGCTCGTTGACACAGGCAACAGCCATTGGTGTTCCGCCACGTGTTCCAATGCAGGTGATAGATGGAACGTCCATCTTCCTTACTTCTTCCTTGGATTCTGCTGCGTTGACGAACCCAACAGGGGTTCCGACTATAAGTGCCGGTTTGATGCCGTGCTCTATCATCCTGCACACTGCAAGTGCTGCAGATGGTGCATTTCCGATAGCCACAATAGAACCTTCAAGCCTGTCCCTTGCTAATAGGAATCCTGCAGCAGTTCTTGTGATGCCATATTTCTTGGCAACTTCTGCATTCTGGTCTTCATCAAGGACACAGATTACTTCACAGTCATGTCCTTTCTTTGTAATTCCAGCTTTGACCATGTTGATATCTACGAAAATTGGAGCGCCATTTTTAATAGCTTCAACTCCCGCATCTACAGGATTGTTGGTGTAGGACATAATATCTGCAACTGATGGATCTCCTGTGGAGATCACACAACGTTGAGTTACACGTTCTTCTGGGGTTTCCTTTTCTCCCTTAACTATAAGGTCGTGAGCAATGCGACGACTTGTCATGTAGATGGTCTTAGCTTCATCTGTGCGAGCACCCGAGTCAGAACAATCTTTAATAAGCTCCTGATCGATGTTAACTGTCATCTCTACCAGATCTTCAAGTTCCGGGATGTCCTTATTTTTGTTTTCAGTAGTCATATTTCCTCTGATACCCCCTGGGTGTGATTATCTTCTCGCCTTTCTCACTCTTCCAGATGCGAGAGTCAGCATTACAGACAATGATCATTGTGCTCATGTCTACCCAGTCATTATAGTCAAGCACATCTTCAAGGGTTGTGACAATGTAGTCCTGGCTCTCTCCACGAAGTGCATTCTTGACAAGTCCTACTGGCACTGATCCGTCCTTGTGCTTCTTTATGATCTCAATAGCCCTTGAGAAATTGGAATGGCGCTGCCTGCTCTTTGGGTTGTATAGTGATATCACAAAATCAGCAGATGCTGCTGCATCCAGGCGCTTCTCAATTACTTCCCATGGTGTAAGGAGGTCACTAAGACTGATAACTGAAAAGTCATTTACAATAGGTGCACCGAGTACACTTGCACCGGCAGTGATGGCAGTAACTCCGGGAAGCACTTCTACATCGACATCAAGATCTTCGTGCTCTGCAACTTCAAGAACAAGACCTGCCATACCATAGACATTTGCATCTCCACCGCTTATCATGGAAACGACCTTGTTCTCTTTAGCAAGGTTTACTGCCTTTTTAGCACGGTCTACTTCTTTACCCATTGCACTGCGGATGATCTCCTGTTCGCCCAGGAGACTTTCCATCTGATCAAGATAGGTGCCGTTGCCGACAATATAATCTGAATTCAGTATAACGTCTCTGGCACGTACAGTAAGCTGTTCAACAGAGCCAGGTCCAATGCCGATAATAAATAATTTACCATTTTCATTTTCATTCTGCGATTGCAATTGTGATCCTTCCATATACTTTTTTTTCCAGTATCAATTTCTTATTATCAGATAATGCTAATGCTGCCGGCTCAGCAACACCTTTGAGGCCAAATCGGCTTGCCTGTGAGTCGGATGGCACTTCAAAAGCGTTCAGGACGTCATCAGGCAGGAACTTTATCTCAAATCCCATTTTATCTATCGCTTCTATAAGGCCGGTCTCGTTCTCCTTTAGGGTGGATGATGCGAACATCTTTATTTCACTTTCATCCCTTCCGACCTCATTCAAAGCATGCTTTACAGCATCGATGACCTCTTCGGATGATACGCCTCTGCGAGCACCTATTCCAAAGTACATTACTGGTCCGCCTTATCTTTTTTCAACACCGAAACATCATTTTCCACGATAACTATCTTTGGCCCCTTTATCTCCAGGACTTCCACGTCCTGATCAAGCAGAGCACAGTTAACGTCCCTCGTGGATTCCTTGTTAACGATGTCGTATCCCAGCTTTGCTGCAATACCTTCTACAGAGTTGCGATTGTGTACTTCAGTAGCTGTAGTTATAACGGGAACTACGCCCATCTCGGATATTTTGCGTACAAGCTCATTTGCACCATGATGTCCTCCGAGCAGTGATATGGCGAAGTTCAGATTGGAATCGACCACCACTACGGCGGGGTCTTCCCATTTATCGACTACCAGTGGTGCGATCTCACGCACGACTATCCCTGTTGCAAAGACTG is part of the Methanococcoides orientis genome and harbors:
- a CDS encoding thioredoxin family protein, which translates into the protein MKSKIYLLGLILGVVLVAGCVAELPPVDDAGSLESGERAAILVTDQQQIDDALENGPVLIKAGADWCPPCRQLDPVIDGLARDYEGRATVMYIDTELTPGLGAKFNVYSIPDTTVIVDIEDGNYVFMRYGGVKEMDRNKARIIGYMDKGTFETILDHAIEYREDISEG
- a CDS encoding CBS domain-containing protein, giving the protein MPKDTLVRDVMVKDVASVSLPGSRDEVLSILKDKRVSGLPVIKDNKVVGIVSRSNLLKNPTEEQLALLMARDPVTITSDEDITIAARLLLKHGIRRLPVVDDGKLVGLISVADVVSGMVDLNITDPIGEYLNHGVGPVWYQTPLPVVARHMELAHVKAVPVIDSSLDLVGIISDRDIISSSVIEDSVEMSDMSAGSDDDEWTWESMRDTMSIYYSVSRIKVPEVPVEEVMVKDPITASNNMGVSECALKMKRHRIDQMPVVDANQKFIGLLRDRYLLKALLKY
- a CDS encoding universal stress protein, which gives rise to MTSELYKKILIATDGSEKNKKAISYGIEFAKLSGAKLYVVYVVDTAAFASIPMDAGWEMMYELLETEGKDAAKGVEELAANAGLESESAVLEGHPSHEIIEFAKNNDIDLIVMGTLGKTGIDRFLLGSVAEKITRNSEVPVLIVRGDQNE
- a CDS encoding precorrin-8X methylmutase — its product is MTTENKNKDIPELEDLVEMTVNIDQELIKDCSDSGARTDEAKTIYMTSRRIAHDLIVKGEKETPEERVTQRCVISTGDPSVADIMSYTNNPVDAGVEAIKNGAPIFVDINMVKAGITKKGHDCEVICVLDEDQNAEVAKKYGITRTAAGFLLARDRLEGSIVAIGNAPSAALAVCRMIEHGIKPALIVGTPVGFVNAAESKEEVRKMDVPSITCIGTRGGTPMAVACVNELVAIAKEKDEC
- a CDS encoding amidohydrolase family protein, whose amino-acid sequence is MSCEQIISGTIILGDELESIEGYICVENGLITEIGEESTKSKNIIAPCFVNSHTHIGDSICKDPVLGSCENFRVKKDLDSLVRPPDGLKHRILGKTSYSDLVNSMRSTIEDMLATGTCAFADFREGGVLGILALEEAIDDLIIDSIILGRPNDPDSSIDSVLADVNRVLRHADGLGMSGTNDVDMELLRRSRKSSTNKNKMFAIHTGEKSDNDIDKALSLDPDILIHMTQAKKSDIMAVADATIPVVVCPRSNFITDVGMAPISEMLESGVTVAVGTDNVMLNSVNMFSEMEVLSKVFGLEDRQVFKMCTLNGASILGFNNMGSIKKGNKANLMILNGTSNNLMGVNDPVSGMVRRGRPDDILSIIHANE
- a CDS encoding cytochrome c biogenesis CcdA family protein; this translates as MEFGGVTPLAAFMAGLISIFSPCVLPLLPAIFAYSTSKGPLRPFAIVLGLTISFTVMGVVTSAFGSLFQQYLPYLSLFAGLIIILFGVTLLFDLGTFNISGSFSGIGVQEKGLLGGLLFGMSLGIIWIPCVGPILASILTLVAIEGDIAYGAFLLFIYSMGVGIPMLVIAYSANISSSALSSIAKYDSYLKKGAGIVLIFVGLWMLYTNVLLRL
- a CDS encoding 2,5-diamino-6-(ribosylamino)-4(3H)-pyrimidinone 5'-phosphate reductase, which produces MDKPFTFINSAMSADGKISTKERKQVRISGDVDFDRMDELRATSDAIMVGIGTILADDPSLTVKSEERRSARKSKGADENPVRIVIDSKARTPLDADIFIKGEGKRIIAVSGSAPVNKVEVLQQKALVIRTGDEKVDLSALMKELNYMGIKRLMLEGGATLNWAMLSNGLVDEVYSFVGNLLIGGASAPTLVDGTGFAESDILSLELKSMEKMDEGVLLKWAVINNN
- the cobJ gene encoding precorrin-3B C(17)-methyltransferase gives rise to the protein MEGSQLQSQNENENGKLFIIGIGPGSVEQLTVRARDVILNSDYIVGNGTYLDQMESLLGEQEIIRSAMGKEVDRAKKAVNLAKENKVVSMISGGDANVYGMAGLVLEVAEHEDLDVDVEVLPGVTAITAGASVLGAPIVNDFSVISLSDLLTPWEVIEKRLDAAASADFVISLYNPKSRQRHSNFSRAIEIIKKHKDGSVPVGLVKNALRGESQDYIVTTLEDVLDYNDWVDMSTMIIVCNADSRIWKSEKGEKIITPRGYQRKYDY
- a CDS encoding cobalamin biosynthesis protein CbiG, producing MANKLADHIDADVIIYKKGIFEEIFKDYQALVAVFATGIVVREIAPLVVDKWEDPAVVVVDSNLNFAISLLGGHHGANELVRKISEMGVVPVITTATEVHNRNSVEGIAAKLGYDIVNKESTRDVNCALLDQDVEVLEIKGPKIVIVENDVSVLKKDKADQ
- a CDS encoding cobalamin biosynthesis protein, giving the protein MYFGIGARRGVSSEEVIDAVKHALNEVGRDESEIKMFASSTLKENETGLIEAIDKMGFEIKFLPDDVLNAFEVPSDSQASRFGLKGVAEPAALALSDNKKLILEKKVYGRITIAIAE